The sequence CTCGGCAATTCGCTGCTTTAATAATGATTTGGGCATTGGCCAACGTCGCATCACTGTAAGCACTGTTGGTGTCCCAAATTCTCTTCATCAACTGGCTGAGAGGGCGATAGAACGTCTTGGGCGTGCTCAGTTCACCTTGGCAGTCAGCTTACATGCCCCTAATCAAAAATTAAGGGAGAAATTAATTCCTACAGCTAGAGCTTATCCGATTAACTCATTGCTACAAGATTGTAGGTATTATGTTTCTCTTACAGGTAGACGAGTCAGTTTTGAGTACATACTTTTAGGGGAGTTAAATGATCAACTGGAGCACGCCGAGCAACTGGCAGATCTTGTCGGAGGATTCCAGAGTCATGTCAACCTTATTGCCTACAACCCTATTGAAGGAGAGCTATTCAAGCGCCCATCATTTAATAGGGTTAAGGCCTTTCAAAATGTATTAGAGACAAGAGGAGTAGCTGCAAGTATCCGTGTCAGTAGGGGTCTTGATCAGAGTGCAGCATGTGGCCAGTTGCGTCGTCAGCATGCAGATACTTGTTGAAGGGGTTTAACTGGGGGAACTTTGTATAGCAGCTCTTAGGTATATGGCAGTTATTGATTGGTTCATTCTTATAAGTTATTTGTTGCTTTCTTTAGTACTTGGACTTTTGTTGGCACATCGAAATAGGAATGATGAGGATTACTTTGTTGCAGGACGTCGCCTTAGTGGCTGGCTGGCTGGGGCCTCGATGGCTGCAACCACATTCTCAATAGACACACCTTTATATGTTGCGGGAATAGTCGCAACTAGAGGACTCGCTGGCAATTGGGAGTGGTGGAGCTTTGGCTTTGCTCATGTTGCGATGACGGTTGTTTTTGCTCCTATGTGGAGAAGAAGTGGTGTCTTAACTGATGCTGCATTTACTGAGCTGCGCTATGGAGGAGCAACAGCTGCTTGGCTTCGAGGTATTAAGGCATTTCTATTGGCAGTGCCCGTGAATTGTATTGGTATTGGCTATGCTTTTTTGGCAATGCGTAAGGTTGCTGAGGCTTTAGGTATTGTTGATGGCCATCTTGTATTTGGTTGGATTAGTGACACTTTGCTTCTATTAACAGTCGTAGCTGTTTTTATGGTCATTTATACAGTTGTTGGTGGTCTATGGGCTGTGGTTGTTAATGATCTAGTTCAATTAGCTTTAGCTCTGTTAGGTGCAATAGCGGTTGCTATTGCTGTTGTCTCTGCTGGAGGTGGAATGAGCCTTTTGCTTGACAAGATTGATGAATTAGGACGTCCTGAGTTGTTATCACTCTTCCCGTGGAGCTTTAAGAAAGATGGCTTTGAGTGGATTGGTGGTGCAGGCATTAGTTTCACCACTTTTATCTCATTTCTGACATTGCAGTGGTGGAGTTTTCGACGTAGTGATGGGGGGGGGGAATTTATTCAGCGAATGCTTGCTACTCGTGATGAAAGGCAAGCAAAGTTGGCAGGTTGGGTTTTTTTAGTAGTGAATTACCTCATACGAAGTTGGTTATGGATATTAGTTGCACTCTCGGCCCTTGTCCTTCTCCCTTCTCAAGAGGACTGGGAGCTTAGTTACCCCATATTAGCTGTTAGATATCTACCTCCAATAGCACTAGGTGTTGTTGTTGTTTCATTAGTGGCAGCATTTATGAGTACTGTCAGTACCTCACTTAATTGGGGTTCTAGTTATCTGACTCATGATCTATATCAAAGATTTTTTCGACCTTCTGCTAACAAAGGAGAATTACTTTTTGTAGGTCAACTTGCATGCGTGTTGTTACTACTTTTTGGGGTCTTCACTGCTCTTATTAGTGACAGCATCGGTACAGTTTTTCGTTTAGTGATAGCGATAGGAACAGGACCAGGTGTTGTTCTTGTTCTGCGGTGGTTTTGGTGGAGGATTAATGCAGCCGCTGAGTTGGCTGCAATGGTTTGTGGCTTTTTTATTGGAGTCACAACATCTGTCATCCCAATTATTCGCATTGATGATTATGGTTTGAAGTTATTGGTGACGACAGTTCTGACTGGAGTTGTTTGGTTGTTTGTTTTGGCGTTAACTCCTTCTGAATCTCAAGAGGTGCTAGAGCGATTTGTAATGCGGGTACGTCCTCCAGG comes from Prochlorococcus sp. MIT 1307 and encodes:
- the rlmN gene encoding 23S rRNA (adenine(2503)-C(2))-methyltransferase RlmN, translating into MNNSPLGGDNVVLLGLSVNQLEAFAVELGQPAFRGRQIHDWLYSKGARNIDAITVLPKVWRRYLHERGVIVGRLQEIKRVVASDETTKLLLGTTDGDNLETVAIPTEHRLTVCVSSQIGCAMGCQFCATGKGGFQRSLATNEIVDQVLSVREVMARRPSHVVFMGMGEPLMNSDAVLSAIRCFNNDLGIGQRRITVSTVGVPNSLHQLAERAIERLGRAQFTLAVSLHAPNQKLREKLIPTARAYPINSLLQDCRYYVSLTGRRVSFEYILLGELNDQLEHAEQLADLVGGFQSHVNLIAYNPIEGELFKRPSFNRVKAFQNVLETRGVAASIRVSRGLDQSAACGQLRRQHADTC
- a CDS encoding sodium:solute symporter family protein, with the translated sequence MAVIDWFILISYLLLSLVLGLLLAHRNRNDEDYFVAGRRLSGWLAGASMAATTFSIDTPLYVAGIVATRGLAGNWEWWSFGFAHVAMTVVFAPMWRRSGVLTDAAFTELRYGGATAAWLRGIKAFLLAVPVNCIGIGYAFLAMRKVAEALGIVDGHLVFGWISDTLLLLTVVAVFMVIYTVVGGLWAVVVNDLVQLALALLGAIAVAIAVVSAGGGMSLLLDKIDELGRPELLSLFPWSFKKDGFEWIGGAGISFTTFISFLTLQWWSFRRSDGGGEFIQRMLATRDERQAKLAGWVFLVVNYLIRSWLWILVALSALVLLPSQEDWELSYPILAVRYLPPIALGVVVVSLVAAFMSTVSTSLNWGSSYLTHDLYQRFFRPSANKGELLFVGQLACVLLLLFGVFTALISDSIGTVFRLVIAIGTGPGVVLVLRWFWWRINAAAELAAMVCGFFIGVTTSVIPIIRIDDYGLKLLVTTVLTGVVWLFVLALTPSESQEVLERFVMRVRPPGPGWRALRVRLGVQPVDPMGALLLRFILASAVLFGGLLGSGAFLLHQERGGWIGLVIAVVSLCILSKKKLFDISISS